From Glycine soja cultivar W05 chromosome 4, ASM419377v2, whole genome shotgun sequence, the proteins below share one genomic window:
- the LOC114409482 gene encoding uncharacterized protein LOC114409482, producing the protein MREKFHSYLGVVAREKVPIIHNNWKDVPETLKEIVWNDILAKFDIAEATKVKTKVMSTVATRWRQFKSTLTSKFVFAKTEGQQTQDVVTKYGLDPEAWKQFEETRLTPNWEGIRKRAQSIQKHNDCPHVLSRGGYDLLEKKLLDQKRKRIQEEALLSENPASVDEPPSPIKRHVKWKVARTRAVGNMTSDSAQEIADKIDSLEEQVTQGSFVPHGRQDILNTAIGRPDHGGRVRAAGSGVTITQYYGRASRTCSSSSTSISQQQLDEVVARLREDMTGQIREELRTQIKEELRTQLEEENKRSLEIMTNALKEAIKKELSNKGSQEALQIQPDIQQLGARVSTQGSNAVTNAQASQEHDADAIPLMGLFVQRNDGTQRLVAMGKIMEGDSIIHTVAYADDVVRVSVETVIDPEAEVPYATSEIQYVKQAVNTFVAWPTHLVKAVLDEHPQRIPHNEDAHVPKPANVNADDPLRELMKYSFDLYDKPLQISFDGRFLGIVDASTSIFITYSDVIEIIAGDKSLNISVIQLWLMYIHEWSQIFSQGFMYAFLEPQSLVCSKDRRSECEQYLERWLKESDREVYIGPYFHQEHWQLIILCPRQHVVVWFCSLRRKPDMHIKATINSVMTKLKKTLSPETKAVAPKWIEVKSHVQTGCYECGYYIMHWIWNIIASDIKSDWSMWFANDTPLDIGIITTIRKKWATFF; encoded by the exons ATGCGTGAAAAGTTCCACAGCTACCTAGGCGTAGTGGCGCGAGAAAAGGTTCCCATTATCCACAATAATTGGAAAGACGTACCTGAAACGCTAAAGGAGATTGTGTGGAATGACATTCTA GCAAAGTTTGATATCGCAGAAGCTACGAAGGTGAAGACGAAGGTTATGTCAACAGTAGCGACGAGATGGCGGCAATTTAAGTCCACATTGACTAGCAAATTTGTGTTTGCTAAGACTGAAGGTCAACAAACACAggatgttgtgacaaaatatgGACTAGATCCTGAAGCGTGGAAACAATTTGAAGAAACCCGCCTGACACCTAACTGGGAG GGTATTAGGAAACGAGCACAATCAATTCAAAAACACAACGACTGCCCTCACGTACTTTCACGTGGGGGATATGATTTGCTTGAGAAGAAATTGTTAGACCAGAAACGAAAAAGGATACAAGAGGAAGCATTGTTGAGTGAAAATCCAGCAAGTGTTGATGAACCCCCATCCCCAATAAAAAGGCATGTTAAGTGGAAGGTTGCTCGGACCAGGGCTGTTGGCAATATGACATCTGACTCTGCACAGGAAATTGcagataaaata GACTCCTTAGAAGAGCAGGTAACGCAGGGTTCGTTTGTACCCCATGGTCGGCAAGACATACTGAACACTGCCATTGGACGACCTGACCATGGGGGTCGCGTTCGGGCAGCAGGCTCAGGTGTCACTATTACTCAGTACTACGGAAGGGCATCAAGGACATGCAGCAGCTCGTCCACGTCCATCAGCCAACAACAACTAGATGAAGTTGTTGCAAGGCTTAGGGAAGACATGACTGGCCAGATTAGGGAAGAATTGAGGACTCAAATTAAGGAAGAATTGAGGACTCAGCTAGaagaggaaaataaaaggaGCTTGGAAATAATGACCAATGCATTGAAAGAGGCTATTAAAAAAGAGTTGTCAAATAAAGGATCCCAAGAGGCACTCCAAATTCAGCCggacatacaacaactaggtgCGCGTGTCAGCACACAAGGAAGTAATGCTGTTACCAATGCGCAGGCTTCACAAGAACATGATGCTGATGCCATACCATTGATGGGACTGTTTGTGCAGCGTAACGATGGTACACAAAG GTTGGTGGCCATGGGGAAAATAATGGAGGGGGATTCAATCATACACACAGTGGCATATGCAGATGATGTTGTCAGGGTAAGTGTAGAAACAGTTATTGATCCTGAGGCTGAGGTCCCCTATGCCACCTCAGAAATACAATATGTGAAGCAGGCCGTCAATACATTTGTAGCTTGGCCCACACACCTTGTGAAAGCTGTATTAGATGAG CATCCACAACGTATTCCACACAACGAGGATGCACATGTGCCGAAGCCGGCTAATGTGAACGCAGATGATCCGTTGCGTGAATTGATGAAGTACAGTTTCGATCTTTACGACAAGCCACTTCAAATCAGCTTTGATGGGAGATTTCTTGGAATTGTAGATGCATCTACATCGatattcatcacatattcagaTGTTATTGAAATAATAGCAGGAGACAAAAGTCTGAACATATCTGTCATACAATTATGGTTAAT GTATATTCATGAGTGGAGTCAGATATTCAGTCAAGGTTTCATGTATGCATTCCTTGAGCCACAGTCGTTGGTTTGTTCAAAGGATAGACGCAGCGAATGCGAACAATATCTTGAAAGATGGCTTAAGGAATCTGACCGAGAGGTGTACATTGGACCTTACTTCCATCA GGAACATTGGCAACTCATAATTTTGTGTCCTAGGCAACATGTTGTTGTTTGGTTCTGTTCTTTGCGTAGGAAACCTGATATGCATATCAAAGCTACAATTAATAG TGTAATGACAAAATTGAAGAAGACCTTGTCTCCTGAAACTAAGGCAGTTGCACCAAAGTGGATTGAAGTAAAG AGTCACGTTCAAACCGGCTGTTATGAATGTGGATATTACATAATGCATTGGATCTGGAACATCATAGCCAGCGACATAAAGAGTGATTGGTCCATG TGGTTTGCTAATGACACACCGTTGGACATCGGCATCATCACCACAATTCGAAAGAAATgggcaacatttttttaa
- the LOC114410640 gene encoding uncharacterized protein LOC114410640: MPLYSGCISFTKLSAVLALVNLKARFGWSDKSFSELLMLLTNMLPADNILPKNHYQAKKILCPVGMQYEKIHACCNDCILYRDDFAELDYCPVCGVSRYRPTNGDSTVLVSDADRRPAKVCWYLPIIPRFKRLFANGEDAKNLIWHANTRKSDGLMRHPADSPQWKAIDRLYPEFGAEPRNLRLGLATDGMNPFGTLTTNHSSWPVLLFIYNLPPWLCMKRKYVMLSMMIAGPRQPGNDIDVYLRLLIDDLRKLWDEGVDVWDANLQHAFKLRAMVFCTINDFPAYGNLSGYSVKGHHACPICEQNTSFRQLKHGKKTVYTRHRRFLKQYHPYRRLKKAFDGSQEHETAPNPLTGDEVYQRVKDVVNMFGKSQKKPSSTSNMWKKKSIFFDLPYWSDHHVRHCIDVMHVEKNVCDSLIGTLLNIKGKTKDGFKCRQDLVDMGIRQVLHPISKGNRTYLPPACYTMSTAEKRSFCECLRNIKVPQGYSSNIKSLVSVNELKLVGLKSHDCHVLMQQLLPVAIRGTLPEKVRVAISRLCFIFNAICAKVIDPKQLDALEDEVVVVLCQMEMFFPPSFFDIMVHLVVHLVREIRCCGPTYFRWMYPVERYMKVLKGYTKNRHRPEASIVERYVAEECIEFASQYIDSLKPVGVPASRHDQPIAGKGTRGYNVVTMTRHDVSQAHLYILNNTTEVFPYIEAHKKHVRDSHPKMNMMRVLQEHNKTFINWFRQTILADKSVSRRLTLLAIGPNLNVPTWKGYDINNYSFYTKSQDDKSSVQNSGVCVDADSEHFSSTSDNNPIRASMSYFGVIQEIWEVDYTSFRVPVFKCQWVNGTTGVFQDPLGFTLVDLSKVAYIDEPFIMAAQARQVFYVQDPCNSSLSVALQGRPSGMNYHNDESTLDIGQMSSFSKQLPSMNEADEVDDGHANRVDHDEGLWENIPTG; this comes from the coding sequence ATGCCTTTGTATTCCGGCTGCATATCTTTCACAAAATTGTCAGCTGTGTTAGCTCTGGTTAACTTGAAGGCTcgatttgggtggagtgacaagagTTTTAGTGAGTTGCTGATGTTGTTGACAAACATGCTTCCTGCTGATAACATCTTGCCAAAGAATCACTACCAAGCAAAGAAGATTTTATGTCCAGTTGGGATGCAGTACGaaaaaattcatgcatgttgTAATGACTGCATTTTGTACAGAGATGATTTTGCTGAACTAGATTACTGTCCTGTGTGTGGGGTTTCTCGGTACAGACCGACCAACGGAGATTCTACTGTACTAGTCTCAGACGCCGACCGCCGTCCAGCAAAGGTGTGTTGGTATCTcccaataataccaaggtttaaacGGTTGTTTGCTAATGGGGAAGATGCAAAGAACCTTATATGGCATGCAAATACTAGAAAATCAGATGGATTGATGCGACATCCTGCAGATAGCCCGCAATGGAAGGCAATTGATCGTCTGTATCCTGAATTTGGGGCCGAGCCTAGAAATTTAAGGCTTGGTCTTGCAACGGACGGAATGAACCCATTTGGAACCTTAACTACTAACCATAGCTCGTGGCCCGTTTTGCTGTTCATTTATAATCTCCCTccgtggttgtgcatgaagcgaaagtaTGTTATGCTGAGTATGATGATAGCTGGTCCAAGACAACCAGGTAATGATATTGACGTATATCTAAGACTGTTAATTGACGATTTGCGGAAATTATGGGATGAAGGGGTTGATGTATGGGACGCAAATTTGCAGCATGCTTTCAAGTTGCGTGCAATGGTTTTTTGTACCATCAATGACTTTCCAGCCTACGGAAATTTAAGTGGATATAGTGTCAAAGGACATCACGCATGTCCTATATGTGAGCAGAATACTAGTTTCCGCCAACTtaaacatggaaagaagactGTGTATACTAGGCATCGAAGATTTCTCAAACAGTATCATCCGTATCGACGCTTGAAGAAGGCATTCGATGGAAGTCAAGAACATGAAACCGCGCCAAATCCATTAACTGGTGATGAAGTATATCAGCGGGTCAAGGATGTCGTAAATATGTTCGGCAAGTCCCAAAAAAAACCATCATCCACTTCAAACATGTGGAAAAAGAAgtctattttctttgatcttccgtactggtccgATCATCATGTTAGGCATTGTATAGACGTCATGCATgtcgagaaaaatgtttgtgattctTTAATTGGGACCCTCCTAAACattaaaggcaagacaaaggatggtttcAAGTGTCGTCAAGACTTGGTTGACATGGGTATACGTCAAGTGTTGCATCCTATCTCAAAAGGTAACAGGACATATCTGCCCCCAGCCTGTTACACAATGTCAACAGCTGAAAAGAGAAGTTTTTGTGAATGCTTGCGTAAtatcaaagtcccacaaggctACTCTTCAAACATCAAGAGTCTTGTGTCTGTGAATGAGCTTAAGTTGGTTGGCTTGAAATCAcatgattgtcatgtgttaATGCAACAACTTTTGCCTGTTGCAATCCGCGGAACATTGCCTGAGAAGGTCCGTGTTGCAATCAGTCGcttgtgtttcatttttaatgctATATGTGCCAAGGTCATTGACCCTAAACAGTTGGATGCTTTGGAAGATGAGGTTGTCGTTGTCCTTTGTCAAATGGAGATGTTTTTccctccttcattttttgacattatgGTACACTTAGTTGTTCATCTGGTAAGGGAAATAAGGTGTTGTGGTCCTACGTATTTTAGATGGATGTATCCAGTTGAGCGGTACATGAAGGTCTTAAAGGGTTATACGAAGAATCGACATCGACCAGAGGCCTCAATAGTGGAAAGATACGTTGCTGAAGAATGCATTGAGTTTGCCTCACAGTACATTGACTCATTGAAACCTGTCGGTGTTCCTGCATCCCGGCATGACCAGCCAATAGCCGGCAAGGGTACTCGTGGATACAATGTTGTGacaatgactagacatgacgtGTCACAAgcacatttgtatatattaaacaaCACAACAGAGGTGTTTCCGTACATAGAGGCTcacaaaaaacatgttagagATAGTCACCCcaaaatgaacatgatgagggTATTGCAAGAGCACAACAAAACTTTCATAAATTGGTTTAGACAAACAATACTTGCTGATAAAAGTGTTTCCAGACGACTCACATTGTTAGCCATTGGCCCAAATTTGAATGTCCCTACATGGAAGGGGTATGACATTAACAATTATTCATTCTACACAAAGTCCCAAGATGATAAAAGTTCGGTACAAAACAGTGGGGTCTGTGTTGATGCTGATTCGGAGCACTTTTCCAGTACATCGGATAACAACCCCATTCGAGCATCCATGTCTTACTTTGGTGTCATTCAAGAAATTTGGGAGGTTGATTATACATCATTTAGAGTGCCTGTTTTTAAGTGTCAGTGGGTGAACGGGACAACGGGTGTGTTTCAAGATCCATTGGGATTTACTTTGGTAGACCTTAGTAAGGTGGCATATATAGACGAACCTTTCATTATGGCAGCACAAGCCAGACAAGTTTTCTATGTACAAGATCCATGTAATTCAAGTTTGTCTGTGGCTCTGCAAGGAAGACCAAGTGGAATGAATTACCATAATGATGAGTCAACCCTTGACATTGGTCAAATGTctagtttttcaaaacaattgccTTCAATGAATGAAGCTGATGAAGTGGATGATGGACATGCAAATCGtgtagatcatgatgaaggtctATGGGAAAACATCCCTACAGGCTGA